GCCGCCTGGGGCGGGTCATCGGCCGGCGCGGCTTTGTGCTCATCACTGGCGCCTGTCCCGGTCTGCCCTACGAATGCGCCATGGGCGCGCGCCAGGAGGGGGGGTGGTCGGTGGGCATTTCCCCGGCGCTGAGCCTGGATGAGCACGTGCACAAATATCGTTCGCCCACCGGTCAGTTTGATGTGCTGATCTATACCGGCAGCGGCCTGATGGGGCGTGAAGTGACCAACATCCGGTCCAGCGACATCGTCATCATCGCCGGCGGCCGGTCCGGCACCTTGGGCGAATTCGCCATCGCTTACGACGAAGGCAAACTCATCGGCGTGTTGCAGGGTAGCGGCGGCATCACCACGCAGCTTCCCGACATCGTCGCCAGCTTCGGCACCAAGGACACCGGTGCGCGGCTGATATATCAGGCCGATCCGGAAGTCTTGCTCGAGCAACTGGTGACGGCGTACATCGAACACCACTACCGCCGGCCGTCCTGTTTTTGCGGCGAAAGCCACGGCGGCGGCGAACCGGCGGCAAAGGAATGACAGGCGCCCCGCAGCGGGGCGGTGCAACAAACAATGGAGAGACAGCCATGGTCAAAGACCCGGTATGCGGTATGAATGTCGGCGGGAAAAATGCGGCGGTGCCGGAACAGCGGGGGCACGGTACGTGTCACTGAGCATCGCGGCCCACTCTTCCAGGTACGGCTTGTGGCGGATGTGAACGGCGGGCGGAACGAAGAACAGCAGGTCCTGCTGCTGGCCATTGCCATTGAGCGTTACTGCGCCCGCATGTATCAGGATTGGGCGCACCGCTTTTCCGCCTACGATAACGGCACCAGCGTGGTATTGGGGGCGCTGGCCCAGGAGGAGTTGAAACACGAACGGGAGCTGATGGACCTGTATGTGGCGCTCACCGGGCGGGAGGTGCCCGAGCCCCTGCCCGCCCCCCCCGCGTTCAAAAAGGTGTCACAGCGCTTACAGGCCCTGCAGGAGCATTTCTTTGTGGTCGATGCCGCCATGGCTGAGACCAT
This genomic stretch from Gammaproteobacteria bacterium harbors:
- a CDS encoding YHS domain-containing protein: MVRDPVCLMALDPRQAATMAEHCGRAYYFCSRQHQEAFLADPGRYRDQVAALRLTVGVMGSAGDEHGDNIAAQARRLGRVIGRRGFVLITGACPGLPYECAMGARQEGGWSVGISPALSLDEHVHKYRSPTGQFDVLIYTGSGLMGREVTNIRSSDIVIIAGGRSGTLGEFAIAYDEGKLIGVLQGSGGITTQLPDIVASFGTKDTGARLIYQADPEVLLEQLVTAYIEHHYRRPSCFCGESHGGGEPAAKE